The window ACAAAGGGCTTGTGTTCAGATGCAGCAATGAAGTTGAGAGTCAATTGAAGTGCCTTCCGATAAGCCCTAGCAGCCCCATATTCTTTTAGTTCCAAGCCAGGACAGTAATGGCAACCAATGACTTCACTTTTCTCAAATATAATGCTTGGTTTGTAGAACCACGGGCTGCCCGAGAGCACCATATAGTCATATTGGTTATAGAATCTGGTCCACTTGCTATCCAGGATGTCAAGATGAAGGTTCATATACTTTTGAGAGGAATCACCCGCGTTATCAATAGTTTCATATTGTACCAAAAGTGGAGCCCAAATCTCATAGATTGTGAAGTTGTGAGATGGAAAGTAAAATGTTATTATGTCGAAGGATTGGTCATGATATAAAATTTGAGGTTCTTCTACCTGCAAGATTTAAGAAGTTCATAATCCATTGTTTAGTAATTAGTACtatcaacaaattaaaagagaGTATGAAATACTTCAATATTCAACATTACAAAATCGATGAGTCTGTAGAAGTTCAGAAATTAGAGTAGTGTGGAATGTGGAGATTGGAATATATATTACCTGAGAAAGTTGGCAGAGTAAGAGTGCACATGGTTTTGGTAATGGAGATCTCCAATGAATGCCCATGATTTATCGCGCATTGCATCCAAGTATCACTCGGATCAAAGGGAGGCAGGTCACAGAATCTTGGTTTCCATCTCCAGTACAGATAACCTCTATCAGGCCTCCCATTCTTCAGGCAGTTATATATACCCCTGGTATCCCATCACAGGTTTTATCTGTGTACGCTGGTCCTTCAGGGTTTGGTACCCACTCCCTCAAC of the Dioscorea cayenensis subsp. rotundata cultivar TDr96_F1 unplaced genomic scaffold, TDr96_F1_v2_PseudoChromosome.rev07_lg8_w22 25.fasta BLBR01001103.1, whole genome shotgun sequence genome contains:
- the LOC120255604 gene encoding protein trichome birefringence-like 26, giving the protein MGIHWRSPLPKPCALLLCQLSQVEEPQILYHDQSFDIITFYFPSHNFTIYEIWAPLLVQYETIDNAGDSSQKYMNLHLDILDSKWTRFYNQYDYMVLSGSPWFYKPSIIFEKSEVIGCHYCPGLELKEYGAARAYRKALQLTLNFIAASEHKPFVIVRTWPPSHYEAGDSPTERVCNRTKPFREGEISGAPADLNMREVEIEEYEKAAPIGARNGVRIELLDFYHPFLLRPDGHPGPYGTYHPFDGGKKQNDENDCIHWCLPGPIDNVNDMLMKMVINGDIHDSASAML